The genomic region attaacataatattttgatagttcggacatttacgcacgcggcgataccaaatatgtttatttttttttaaattacgctttttgggggtaaaatggggaaaactgacaattttcatttttattgggggaggggacttttcacttttttttactttttatttttacatttttcaacttttttttaacactttttatgtccccatcggtgatcttctgctctggtctgctcgatctcagaccagagcagaagaccccaggagacagctggagctaggtaaggggacctccggctgtcatgctggatgatcggttcgccgcagcagcactgcgggtgatccgatcatccaatcaaagtgccgcaatgccgcagatgccgtgatatgtattgatcatggcatcggaggggttaatggcggacattcacaagatcgcggatgtcggccatcaccggcaggtccccggctgctgctagcagccggaacctgccgtgtaggacgcgagcacccttccgatgctcgcggtcatacagaggacgtaaatgtacgtcctggtgcgggaagtccctccaaaccaggacgtacatttacgtctgtggtcgttaaggggttaaagggaaccaagcatttgattttaccatatataacttggcattgtgttatatatagtaaaatcttcatcctcaccatccctgggggacgtgtttgcccccagggatggtgagtatATGAACTTTGTAAATCTTTCTTGCCACCCCATAAGTAATCCACTGGGCGGGagatatacttacctagtcccgtcTCTTCAACTGTAATGACACCCCCTCAGCAAAATTGACAGCCTGCATCACCATTCTGCTGcctaagcagacagagcagagcggtgatgaaggctgtcaatcacactgaggtGGTGTCACTACAGCCAGAGTaacaggactaggtaagtatagctccctgccCATGGGACTACTAAAGGGGCAGCAGGGGAGACTTAcaaagttcatatcctcaccatccctgggggcaaaaacgtCCCCCCAAGGTTGGTGAGGATAAAGAGTTTGCCATGtataatgcattgccaagcattatatatagGAAAATCTGATGCTTGATTCCCTTAAAAGTTGTCCTCACAGTCTTCTTCCAGAGTGCAAAAACCTGTCCTTGTCATGTCACTTTATGTCGTGTACCTGTGTGAGTATCACATAACATGGGTAGAGTTTTATCTGTTCTAGTAAACAATAAAGGTTCTCATTAAACAGAAAACAGAGTTCAAAAACTTTGAGGACATGTTACAGACGTACATAAAGGAGAAGCTGCATAATTTTAAttcaattattatatatttttctaagAGACATTCCTATAATCTttactagcccccccccccccccccttaaagttGGGGGCTTGAGTCCCTCTGTCACATAATAGCAGCACTGACAATTAGCACACTGACAATTTTACTACATGGtaagaaaggggttatccagaaatagcaaaacagctaatttcttccaaaaacagcaccacacctgtcctcaggttgtgggtggtattacagtttgtctccattcacttcaatggaactgaactgacataccacacacaatctgaggacaggtgtggtgctgtttctgaaagaaatcagctctattttcctaatcctggataacccctttaatagagagaGAAAGCTGGAGTTGCATTCCGGTAACACACTGAATTCTTACACTCGGTGAGGTTTGTAGTAATGAGAACATACCTGAAAATCTTCTCTTGCTACATAGCAGAACAAACAGATCCCAGCTACATAGATATACAATGAAATTGTCAGCTGCTGCTACATACTCATGATCTATGGTGCAAATCTTCATTCTGAAACCAAGGTAAACACAAGTGAAAAGGTAAACCTCAGAAATGCCCTAAGTACATATTGGGTTTTTCAGGTAATTTACACTTCCTAATGTCTGAGAACAGTGTTTGTCTTCTCCTCAGTTCGGTATTTTCAATGCCATACTAATGGGTATTAGACTATTCCGTTTTACTTGCACACATCATAATGGACCCCCTTTGATGTAACACTTATTTTTGGGCATTTATcccaaaaatagaagaaaaaaaaatcaccattaAATATAAcctctagggggagatttatcaaaacctgtgcagaagaaaagttgaccaacaCAGTAAATGTGTTTTGTAGTGTACACATGTGGCACAGTTTCTCGCAaatgctgtttagagactttttgtTGCAACTTTTGCTTTGGAAGGTTTTTTAAAAGGAACATACCAAGtgatgatttcagttgatattaTGCAGTGGTAATTAATTTATGATGTGCGGCTTTCCAGTTTGTCAAATCTTTTGTTCCAATTGCCCTTActgaggcgcaaatctacacctgcCCTGACTTCGCTTACAAAACTGACTGCAAACAGTATTATTAAATAGTCACACATTTTATCGCACTGGATAAAAAGATTAACAGGGGCACTATATAAAGTGGTGTACTGAAAGAAATGTAATCAGCACcacatttatcacatgccctgcaccatgtaatacATTTAGAAAGGAAACGGTACAGCCCTTGGGGTGCAattaaaattgtaaaaactttattaaagcatgtcacagaacaaacaaacaggaTATACAACCGATGCCTTTCGGATCAACAACAATCCTTACTCATAGCTAACAAAGTACATACTGAacggatatatatagtagtgatacTAAGTCACGTGCATAAGACATCACATTCTAATTAAAATATCTAAAAAATAACTTTGGTGCAGGTGCACATTTTCCactacatgaattaatggggtaaaaagacgttcacctacaccaaTCTTGATAAATTCCCTCCATAGTCTTAAATAAGAGGAGCAAAGGTTTAGGCTGGAACTccaatgaggtttttttttgcaaaaacgccattaaaaaatgccaattttcccccacgtccagatgttagctgaaaagtcaatagtaaactacaaaatgccagattcacttggcgttttttcagtttggcgtttttttaatccttttggcgtttttcagcaatttcgggctcagaggctggattttcaaatcgcCGGActaaacctagtttggcgttttttgccctgaaattgtggctttttcctcccatagaagtctatgggagagcaaaaacgcaaagaaaaacgccatgttggttttaaattttgcgtttttgcaggcattttttattcttttttagacTTTAGGGATCctaaaaaagttatggagatacctttttttaattaaaatttcgtagggtaccataaaaaaaataaaaaagatggaaaaaattgtatctaacgaaatgtaccTTTTTtaatatgaaatgtttattaatttttaaacagggatcaatttatgtgagcgggtaaagcactaaaaatgtagccgataataataaaaatgtagtgtgtgtgtgtgtgtgtgtgtgtgttttccctttttttatttttttatttttttaaatttttttaggtattactacaacccccaacatggaacacactgttccatgatgggagtagtagttacctgtactaattgacagatcgccggggtcccatgtgatcctcttgtataatgtatagatgcggcggccgctctactatggtcccctgcactgccgtatagatACACATATTGTATTGCACTGACAGGTATACATTTACCAGTAATAGTAGAAGTCTCCCAAACAATTGAAAAATATGAAAAGAATGTACCTTTAAAACTTCAATTTTATTATTCCTTATTAAAAACACTTGTATTCCTTATTTCCTATATTTTCATTAGACCGCCAGGGATATTGTCCAATGTCCATAAAGTGCaccaaaaaaaatctgtttattgTTTGTCACTTTTGCTTATTCTTTATATTTAggcattagggtgcgttcacacggagtaattcaagaggaatttactcgagtaattcctcttgaattctacGCTACAaatgaatgcacatctcctctgcccattgactttaatgttatttctgctgtcctgttcacactgcggaaattctgctagcagaattccgtcgctgaattctgttccgcttgaagaaagaacatgttcattcttcaagcggaatccgctagcagaaatcaattgaagtcaatggtaaaaaaaaaaaaaattccgcccgacatcattTTCGCGCGGAATTCACGTGCAATTCGCAGGCAATTTACGCGGAATTCGCGCGCAATTTGCACGGAAATGGCAGAAAAATCCTTCacttcttaggctaggttcagactacggaattcccgacagaaattcagatgtaaaatttccgtcagaaattccgcttgctaaaatgtctggtgtagtgaatgggtttccgttcacaaattcacactttggaatttgtgaaacggaaaatccgctttgaaaATCAGCTTAAaaatttccgcatgaagaaaggcggtgctcgttcttcagacggatttccgccacagaatcccattgacttcaatgggactctcatttCCTGGTGGATTTTTTTTCGAACGCGGAACGTAGGCAGATTGCAAGCGGATTACATGCGGAAAATCCGGACGGATTTGAGTCAGAAATTTAAATAGGATCAGCCCACTGGTTCTTGGACTAGCTCACATTCTTCGTTTTAAATACGCCCCATATCCAGTTTGcaatctccattttccttttGGTGTGCTTTTTCTTGTGGCTTGGTGTTTGGCTTCCTTTCAGCTTTTTCTCCACATTCATTTAATATAATGTCGGATCTGGCTTCTACTGCAATCATTCCTGCTGAGGAACCACCAATTACGCACTTGCAACCCCCTGAGATGCGTGCTTTGATGAGCATTTTGGTGAATGTCTTGCGTCGTCGCAGGCAGCGTCAGGTAATTTATTGTCAaacttctttttaaatttttaaggaTGTTTGAATCAACTTTACATGTGTTGGACCAATGTgaaataggtttcattttgtatgttgtttttaGTTGGAGGCCAGGAATCTTCGCCGTTATTGGGTTCACCCCATAAATCAGCTGTGTGACGACCTTGGTCATATTGGTCATCTTTATGCTGAGCTCAGAcggtatgtgtgtattatgtatcctgtaaattttttatgtgtttgttacctatttatttattttttaatttctattgTAGTTATCTGGATAAATTCTATAACTTTGTCCGTATGCCAATGGAGGCATTTGATAATCTTTTGGCCATTGTTGGACCCCATCTTCAGCGTTCCCACACACATTTGCACAAAGCAATCTCACCAATGGAGCGTCTGTTGATCACCTTGAGGTAAATCTAATATATTATTTTGTTTCCTATGTGGAGTTTAATTATCAAACATTGTATTTTCtcttctttaaattttttttttaactcattagAATGTAATCTAAATCTTCTAtgatttttgtattattttcaaATATATATGTTATGATTTTATAATGTTGACATAGTTTTATATGTGACCTTTGGTCAttcgtctttttatttttttgtttttgttttagatttCTGGCGACTGGGGAGAGTTATGCCTCGTTACATTTGCAATTCCGTGTTGGCAAATCAACCATTAGCAGTATTGTGAAGGAAACATGCACCATGATTTGGCAGTACATGCAGCAAATTTCGTTGCCCAGTCCAAACCAGGAGAGATGGCTTCAGGCAGCATCAGGATTTCAGTCTGTTGACCACTTTCCCAACTGCATAGGCGCTGTCGACGGTAAGCATATTCGTGTACAGCAGCCACCGGGATCAGGATCACGCTTCTACAATTATAAAAAGTATTTTTCTGTAGTCCTGATGGCGGTGGCTGATGTTCAGTACAAGTTTATTGCTATTGAAGTTGGCGCCTATGGCAGTACCGGGGACTCACGGGTGCTGATGTCTTCAGAATGTGGCCGTCATGTCCTTCAAAATCAAGTGACTCTGCCTCCACCAAAGCCACTTCCTGCTACCCTGAATCCACTTCCCTATGTTTTCGTCTCTGATGAGGCTTTCCCACTTCTGCCGAACCTGATACGCCCATACCCACAAAGGGGAATTGATGACCGGAAGCAAGTGTTCAACCAGAGACTTACCCAGGCACGGCACTTCGTGGAGTGCGCATTTGGGATCATGGCTGGGAAGTGGAGGATCTTGAGCACTGCTATTCAGTTGGATGTTGACACAGTAGAGTCAGTCATTAAAGCGACATGTGTTCTACACAACTATATTCTGGACTATGCTAGCCCCGATATAGAACAGGAGGAACATGTGTCGTGGGGTGAGTCTGCTGGGTCATGGGGTTCTGGCCGCACAGCTCAACAAGCGATAGTGGTTAGAGAAGCATTCTCTTCCTATTTCCTATCTACTGAAGGTGCCGTTACCTGGACAAATTGACAGCCTTTTTTGCTAAACAGGTTGGCCATTTGAAGATGTCTTCTACACACAATAAgatgctaattttttattttttttgggtgagATATGAAGAACATCACCCTTTGTAAATGTTGTATCATGCCTAATTTTgtgtgttattatttttttttacaaaaggatGAGTAGTAAACTCAAGTTATAATTTGCCTCTATGTCTTTTAAAAAATTTTCGTTACCATATCATGTATTCAGTATTGGTTTTCAAATTGATTTGGAGATGTATTTTACTTGTCATACAAGTGTCATAAACTTCAAACCAAATTAGACAAAAATAGATTACAAATTTTGTGTGTATTAACCATGGCATCCTGAGGTCCTGTGTGGAAAATAGTTCAAAGTAGTATATTTTGTCATAGACATGCCACAAAATATCAATGGTCAATGTGATTAGATTATAGTGTAGTGATTTGGCAAACTGATTATAATGACAATGTCATTGAATCTAAAATCTTCCACCTACATTAAATTGCAATGTTGAATCAACTATACTTGACCATGGATATGTTGAAAGCTCAATATCCCAATATAAAAGACCAAAGCAAGTTTAGCGACCCCCTAACTCCTTGAGGATCTCCTTATATTTGGATTAATAAATTACCAGACACAACATTTTGATTTTTTAAGTGTAATTGAAAATTTGGCGAACTAGCCATAAAATTacactttaaaacattttttaacatttgaaAGCAACAATGCCttccaaatatatttttacaagatAAATATCTGGACAGAAAATGCACAATTGTGATATATGGGTTCAGAGGAAAAAGACTCCAATGCAGATGATGCAGAGGGGTTGTGGTGGCTAATTACACTGCTACTAGGGTATTGTGTTTGAAAGGGAGGATGGTAAGGGTAAACCCCAGAAGAGGACCGAGAAGGCGGGGGGTTGTAAGTACCCACATAAAAACCCTCGGTTTGTGTGGAAAtattgtgtgcaggtggtggaagGCTGGGGGCCCTGTGTCCAGCTGTGATGTGCAAATTTTTAATCATATCCTCTAATGGAGGCAGGGCCTGGGAGGAAAGAAAGACTTGCACAACAGCGTGACAGTATGCTTTAAAATGGTTTTGGCGGTCAAGAACCACTTTACGGCAGCAAGATGCCATTTCATACCCAAAATAAGAACTGTCATCACTGCTGTCAACCCTCCAAATAAATGATAGAGCTTGACTTTCAACCTCAAGCTGACTATCAGTTATTCGGAGGGATCTACGGGTCCTTTGAGCAGTGGGTGGTCTGGTGGTTGTTTGGAAGAAGGTATGTTAGTGGCTTCTTCCATCTCTTCAATCTCACCAGCAGCTGGTGTAGGTGTAGTGCTGGGGGGCAGATCACTGCTAaggttagacacaccctcctctACATCCAGATGTTGGTACAAATCTTCCAACGGATTGGATGGGCCTGGTGCTTCAGATTCCAAAGGTGTGTCTGAACTTACTGGCTCAGACCTTGGCTCTTCATCTGCATCTTGTTGTGTATTGGATGGTGCCTGAAAGTTGCCTGAAGTTCTAGAATAAACAGATGTTAAATTTTTAGGAGCTTAGATATTTTTGGAAGGGGGAGTATGGGTGATAAACCTGCATGCAGAAATTGAACATGTACTTACGGTCGGAGAACTCTGTTAGGGCGTAAAAATTGAAGTTGGTCCTCatagggtatttttttccttttgccaccagttgaccCACTTTTTTCTGCTTTCTTGATACCCTTCACAAAATAGTCGCTTGCAGATTTCCATCGGTTTTGGAAGTCCTTTACTATATAGTAttttaaaatgtacaaaaaaaaaataaaaaaatttagcttgtaaaaatataataaacaaagATCCAGGTACAAAAATTCAAGCAAAATCATccgttaaccacttaaggactcagggtttttccgttttttgcactttcgttttttcctccttaccttttaaaaatcctaaccctttaaatttttcacctaaaaa from Hyla sarda isolate aHylSar1 chromosome 11, aHylSar1.hap1, whole genome shotgun sequence harbors:
- the LOC130294893 gene encoding uncharacterized protein LOC130294893, with protein sequence MSDLASTAIIPAEEPPITHLQPPEMRALMSILVNVLRRRRQRQLEARNLRRYWVHPINQLCDDLGHIGHLYAELRRYLDKFYNFVRMPMEAFDNLLAIVGPHLQRSHTHLHKAISPMERLLITLRFLATGESYASLHLQFRVGKSTISSIVKETCTMIWQYMQQISLPSPNQERWLQAASGFQSVDHFPNCIGAVDGKHIRVQQPPGSGSRFYNYKKYFSVVLMAVADVQYKFIAIEVGAYGSTGDSRVLMSSECGRHVLQNQVTLPPPKPLPATLNPLPYVFVSDEAFPLLPNLIRPYPQRGIDDRKQVFNQRLTQARHFVECAFGIMAGKWRILSTAIQLDVDTVESVIKATCVLHNYILDYASPDIEQEEHVSWGESAGSWGSGRTAQQAIVVREAFSSYFLSTEGAVTWTN